From Virgibacillus natechei, the proteins below share one genomic window:
- a CDS encoding flavin monoamine oxidase family protein: protein MNSYSASASSLAYPDDMLPIIKNGLRQSSSLKKVIIVGAGMAGLVAASLLKQAGHNVTILEGNNRIGGRILTIRQPFFQGNYLDVGAMRLPDNHVLLSEYIRHFKLRTNPFIQPSPNDLTFANNKLTTRSTYEQNPDILGFPLQGWEKGKTAAELFFLAVQPYIDLYSTSTPKQQAELRKKYDHYSIRNFLRHNPLGPSLSANAIRKINVLFGISGITEHSFVDALTVILPIITQETFYELSGGNDSLPFSFLPALYNDILYGQKVEKIIQKEKEVSLITKDRVTGDLHEFSGDFSVITVPFSLFKFIDVVPHHSISSKKWRAIRELNYVPAVKIGIEFKHRFWEYDQVGNSTSDLPIQFSITPSPTNGSHESGVLLASYSWGQDAMLWNSLAKEDIIRYVLKDLANVYGKQVYDEYLQAVSFNWSQNPFSAGCFTLYTPGQETAFGDSIPRPEGRLHFAGEHASSFHGWVEGAIESGIRAAYDVNTIRE from the coding sequence ATGAATAGTTATTCAGCGAGCGCTTCCTCGCTTGCTTATCCTGATGATATGCTCCCTATTATAAAAAATGGGTTAAGACAAAGCAGTTCTTTGAAAAAAGTAATTATTGTAGGGGCTGGAATGGCTGGGTTAGTGGCAGCATCTTTATTGAAACAAGCTGGACATAACGTTACGATTCTTGAAGGAAACAATCGCATTGGCGGAAGAATTCTCACAATAAGACAACCATTTTTCCAAGGGAATTACTTAGACGTAGGAGCCATGCGATTACCAGATAATCATGTTCTCCTATCCGAATACATTCGTCATTTTAAACTGCGTACAAATCCATTTATTCAACCCTCGCCAAATGATTTAACATTTGCTAACAACAAGCTGACCACCCGTTCAACTTATGAGCAGAATCCTGATATATTGGGATTTCCATTACAGGGATGGGAGAAAGGAAAAACAGCGGCTGAACTTTTCTTCCTAGCAGTCCAACCCTATATCGATCTATATTCCACTAGCACACCCAAGCAACAAGCAGAATTAAGAAAAAAATATGATCATTATTCCATACGAAACTTTTTACGACATAACCCACTAGGACCATCCTTATCCGCAAACGCCATCCGTAAAATTAATGTACTATTTGGTATTAGCGGAATAACAGAGCATTCTTTTGTTGATGCCTTAACCGTTATTCTCCCGATTATTACGCAAGAGACATTTTATGAACTTAGCGGTGGGAATGACTCCCTCCCTTTCTCTTTCTTGCCAGCGCTTTATAACGACATTTTATACGGGCAAAAGGTAGAAAAAATAATACAAAAAGAAAAAGAGGTAAGTCTTATAACAAAAGATCGGGTAACTGGAGATTTACATGAATTTTCAGGTGATTTTTCCGTGATCACTGTTCCCTTCTCCTTATTTAAGTTCATCGACGTCGTTCCTCATCACTCTATTTCTTCTAAGAAATGGCGAGCCATTCGAGAACTCAACTATGTTCCAGCTGTAAAAATTGGAATAGAATTCAAACATCGTTTTTGGGAGTACGATCAAGTAGGTAATAGCACGTCAGACCTTCCGATACAGTTTTCGATTACGCCTAGTCCAACGAATGGAAGTCACGAATCAGGCGTACTTCTTGCCAGCTATAGTTGGGGGCAGGATGCTATGTTATGGAATAGTTTAGCGAAGGAAGACATTATTCGTTATGTTCTTAAAGACCTAGCAAATGTATATGGGAAGCAGGTTTACGATGAATACTTACAGGCGGTATCATTCAATTGGAGCCAAAACCCTTTCTCTGCGGGGTGCTTTACCTTGTACACCCCTGGTCAGGAGACTGCTTTTGGCGACAGCATTCCACGGCCTGAAGGGAGGCTACACTTCGCAGGTGAACACGCTTCTTCCTTTCATGGGTGGGTCGAAGGAGCTATTGAATCTGGCATCCGTGCAGCTTATGACGTGAATACGATACGGGAATAA
- a CDS encoding potassium/proton antiporter codes for MNIDIETLIFLLAFMLLIGVFATKFSSRLGLPALVLFLLAGMLLNNFLYFDNVELTQFIGIMALIIILFDGGSQTEWKSIRPVLGAAGTLATLGVLITSAVTGLAAVYILDFSLLEGMLLGAIVGSTDAAAVFAVLGNKNFKKRLTATLEAESGSNDPMAVFLTVALIELIQIPDASIWSTVGSFFIQMGLGLALGLLLGKVTVLIINHIKLDTYGLYPVFAMGFAILTYALTDFLGGSGLLAVYVMAVFVGNSDLTYRFSILRFNEGFAWMMQIVMFTLMGLLVFPSQILDVFWQGILLAVILMFIARPIAVFISMAFMKYTFNQKVFISWAGLKGAVPIVLSIYPVMAGVENSGVIFNAVFFVVLISALTQGSTLSWLATKLGLTDNDDKDANTSMELINLGETDSEIMQVKITKQSPAIGTSLTDLKLPDNTLIIGITRERKLITPTGNSVIENGDTLYVLSDKEDRKKAKEVLVKSR; via the coding sequence TTGAATATAGATATTGAGACCCTAATATTTTTACTTGCATTCATGTTGCTCATTGGCGTATTTGCCACGAAATTCTCTTCTCGACTTGGTTTGCCTGCACTTGTATTATTCCTGTTAGCGGGCATGTTGCTTAATAACTTTCTATACTTTGATAATGTTGAGCTTACCCAATTCATCGGAATCATGGCGTTGATTATTATTCTATTTGACGGGGGTTCACAGACGGAATGGAAGAGTATTCGCCCCGTTCTTGGAGCAGCAGGTACTTTAGCTACATTAGGAGTCTTGATCACCTCTGCCGTAACTGGGTTAGCTGCCGTATACATCCTGGACTTCAGCCTATTAGAAGGGATGCTTCTGGGTGCTATCGTTGGCTCAACAGATGCTGCAGCTGTGTTTGCCGTTTTAGGTAATAAAAACTTTAAGAAACGGTTAACTGCTACTTTGGAAGCAGAATCCGGTTCCAATGACCCAATGGCTGTCTTTTTAACGGTTGCCTTAATTGAGTTGATTCAAATACCAGATGCTTCTATTTGGTCCACTGTCGGCAGTTTCTTTATTCAAATGGGACTAGGACTTGCGCTTGGGTTACTACTTGGAAAAGTTACCGTACTGATAATTAATCATATTAAACTCGACACATACGGTTTATATCCGGTTTTTGCTATGGGTTTTGCCATTCTCACCTACGCTTTAACCGACTTTCTAGGTGGTAGCGGACTCCTAGCAGTCTATGTAATGGCTGTCTTTGTGGGGAATAGTGACTTAACATACCGATTCTCAATTTTACGTTTCAATGAAGGTTTTGCCTGGATGATGCAAATCGTTATGTTTACCTTAATGGGGTTGCTCGTCTTCCCTAGCCAAATACTTGACGTCTTCTGGCAGGGCATCCTCCTAGCCGTCATCTTAATGTTTATCGCACGTCCCATCGCTGTCTTTATTAGCATGGCATTCATGAAGTATACCTTTAATCAAAAGGTGTTTATTTCCTGGGCAGGGCTTAAGGGCGCTGTACCGATCGTGTTATCCATATACCCTGTTATGGCAGGTGTGGAAAATAGTGGCGTCATTTTTAATGCGGTCTTTTTCGTTGTCTTGATTTCCGCCTTGACACAAGGTAGTACACTATCATGGCTTGCAACCAAGTTAGGATTAACAGACAACGATGACAAGGATGCAAATACGAGTATGGAGTTAATTAACCTAGGAGAAACAGATTCAGAAATTATGCAGGTGAAAATAACGAAGCAATCACCAGCTATTGGCACTTCCTTGACCGACCTAAAATTACCCGATAATACATTGATTATCGGCATTACTAGGGAAAGAAAGTTAATAACACCAACTGGAAATTCTGTCATAGAAAATGGGGATACCTTGTATGTACTAAGTGACAAAGAAGACAGAAAGAAGGCGAAAGAAGTGCTAGTGAAAAGCAGGTAA
- a CDS encoding transposase encodes MPRKARRASRNGIYHIMLRGVNRQTIFEDDEDRLRLLETIKRFKNISKIKIYSYCLMDNHVHLLIKETEETVSKAIQRISSSYVYWYNNKYERSGHLFQDRFKSENVETISYFLTVLRYIHHNPLKAGLENSVFDCKWTSMNEYLDPTNVVDIDFALQLFSSNRSKAIQLFTDYMQESNDDQCLDDHLKVKTSDSEVRSHLVALGIPNNSILQQMEKKNRDEIISKLKGMNGVSVRQLSRIIGISKSVIDRVR; translated from the coding sequence ATGCCAAGAAAAGCAAGAAGGGCTAGCCGTAATGGAATCTATCATATTATGTTGAGAGGAGTAAATAGACAAACTATATTTGAAGATGATGAAGACAGATTAAGGCTTTTAGAAACGATAAAAAGGTTTAAAAATATAAGTAAAATTAAGATTTATTCATACTGTTTAATGGATAATCATGTTCACTTATTGATAAAAGAGACTGAAGAGACAGTGTCAAAGGCTATTCAAAGGATTAGCTCAAGTTATGTATATTGGTACAACAACAAGTATGAGCGTTCTGGGCATTTATTTCAGGATAGATTTAAAAGTGAAAATGTAGAGACTATCTCTTACTTTTTAACCGTTTTACGCTATATACACCATAACCCCCTAAAAGCCGGTCTAGAGAACAGTGTATTCGACTGTAAATGGACAAGCATGAATGAGTATTTAGATCCTACAAACGTAGTTGATATTGATTTTGCGCTCCAATTATTTTCCTCAAACAGAAGCAAAGCCATCCAACTATTCACCGATTATATGCAAGAGTCTAATGATGATCAATGTTTAGATGATCACTTAAAAGTGAAAACATCAGATAGTGAAGTAAGAAGTCATTTGGTTGCATTGGGGATTCCAAATAATAGTATATTGCAGCAGATGGAAAAGAAAAACAGAGATGAAATTATTTCCAAACTAAAAGGAATGAATGGTGTATCTGTTAGACAATTATCAAGAATAATAGGAATATCGAAAAGTGTTATCGATCGCGTTCGCTAA